The DNA region ATAAGCACTTCTACCATCGCTAACCCCTGAGCACGTGCATGGACTCACAGCATGTTACAAACTGAATGttgcatgtttctgtgtcttgtAGACCACAGACGCTTGAGACGCCGCAGAAGAGGTCAGTCAGGTGACTTACTGTGTATGTCAGAAGCATCTGTGAGCAAACTAACAAGAAGATTACTAAtcattcatgtttcatgttttatcCTATTTCTCTCCAGTGTTGCTTTTTTCAGCtacatttcacaacaacaacatcttTAACTACtgactgtgtttttctttttaaattaacTACAGATCTCTTGAGTTCTGCTCCAGCAATAACTACAGGTCAGTGATAGTTAACGCCCCAATAATAAAAGGATTGTACGCTACATGTTTTTGATTGAGTTTTATCTGTGCAGGTGGTCATTTGTTTAAAGTCTGTATCTAATTTGCAAATATctgatactgtacctgtgtcATGTTCACGCGGCTTCCTGTGAACCACTGCAGCTTTCTGTTGAAGAGGCACCACTGCATTAGAACCCTAACCCAAGCACATTGAAGTGTGTGAAGCTCATTTCAATCTAGTTGATTTCTGTCAGTTTTGTCCAGTTGGTGGATAAGAAATTATGCAGGGCTGCACAAAAATGCCTTTATTTAGCATCAACAATTCAAACAGCAGCGTCATTAATGAAACATTCTTCCAACTACAATCAGCAATAGGCGTCATCGCAGACATCCTGGCGCCACCTGTGACACCAGCTCTGCCCACTCAAACCAGCCCAGCCAATCAGATGCCAAGCATGCTTctgcctgtcaatcaaagcacACCTGGAATATCACTCATATCAGGTGAGTGTGATACAAATACGGTTAGGACATATTTGTGTGGGTGTTAGCTGCAATGACACACTCGTTGTGATACTGATTTcaatttaaatgttttcctgttttgtttagGTTATTTAAATTGTAACATCAGCCAACTCTGCTCAAACAACAGTAAGAGACAATCAACATTTGGCCCATCACAGTTTCACATTCAAGCACATCTGGTCTTTTTTGTGACGTTGTATGTTCATACAGCTGCCTACTTTTGGATGTCCATAAGTGTGCAAGTCAGCGGGGGCAACGGGATCGACCAATCCGTTGTGAGAGATCTGGTGAGAGTGGAATCTTTCCCCGGTTTCCTCGTCTGACTTCACGCATTTCATAACTTCAAATGTCAAAAACGGGTTTTGCCAGCAGAGGATTAGTTTGTAGGCGCAGCAGCGAATTCCTTCTGAAATTGCAGCACATTCCAGACATGTGATGCAGCTGATATTATTTGGACTTAAAAGGCCCTGAGTTCTTTGATGTTTACTTGTAAAATGGATGCGAGatcagtgtcagtgttgttaAGATTGAATGGTCTTGATTTAATGAATGCGATGGCAGTGCAGCTCCAGTTTCAGTTGGCAGATATCGACTAAGAACTTGTAACAAAGCCAGTGCATGTTGAAGCTGGACAGGACAATCACCCTCCTCTCATCGCATCCTCCACACTAtttgcatccatccatctgtgcCTCTCAATCTTTCACACAGGTGTCCAGTGCGTTTGACTGCACAAAGTGGCTGGCAGGCTTCTGCCAGGGGGGCAACCAGCCTCAGATAGTGGAGGTGACCTGTGCGGTGAACACCAGCATAAGGTAACGAGGTGTCAGCAGCTTTTCTTTTGAAGCCGCTACATTCTGTGCGTCCGCCTGCGGCTCCtcacagacgtgtgtgtgtgtgtgtgtgtgtgtgtgtgtgtgtgtgtgtgtgcgtgcgtgcgtgcgtgcgtgcgtgcgtgcgtgcgtgcgtgcgtgtgtgtgtgtgtgcgtgcgtcggGGTTCCAGGAACACGACCTGCAGCGTGCTGTTGATGCTCAGCCGCGCCGTCTCGCCCTGCGAACTGCAAGTGGCTGGACAGTCTGCACTGCAGCGGTCACAGACGATACAAGTCGCCATCGTAGGAGTAGTGGAGCGAGTCGGTGAGCGCCGGACAGTCAGAGGTTGAAGCTAGTGGAGCCTAAACGCCCCCCTCCGAGGCTCACAAGCTGTTAGAGTCACAGTATAGTCACATAAAGTCACTTTTGCATACAAGCTTAGCCCTAAACAGACACATTATATAATAGATATAGATATACCTGTTACATGCAAAACAGCAACAGGAGGACACAcatttgcatatactgtactaacAAGAGCAGAGCACTTCTGGTGACTGTGTCCATTTAGTTTCTCTACTTTTAGCCATAAAACTTTATTAACCTGCGTTTCAGCCTCTGTGAATCTAATTAGAAGAAGTGACTTGGTTGTTTTCCAGGTGTGAACGTGTGTGAGCAAGAGGCGCCCCCCAGTGGCGGGTTCCTGAGGTGCACCTCCTCCCTGACGCTGAGTCAGATCTGTCAGTCCAACCAGCAGCCGACGCTGACGTGGTGAGCGCTCTTTGTTCCCAGCTAGTAGCTCCACCTGTGCCTCCACTGTCTCACCCCCATCTCCCCACCAGCTCCCCCATGGAGTCCGGCTCCAACCCAGTCTCGGTTTTACAGCCCCAGTCCGACACCTGCGTCTGTGAGTAACCCACAGGCTCACTGTGCTCTGCAGGATTCGGTGtcgcttctgctgctgcttaacCATGTTTCTCTGTGCCTCAGGGGAAGCGTCTCGCTTTTGTGACTGCACCGCTTTTTGTAGCTCCTCAAGTAAGAAAATGCGacgtgttactgtatgtgtctacGTCAGGTTATGCTGGCCTGCCATCAAAAGGCGTGTCTGTATGTGTAGAAACAAAAGTGATATTAAAGCATTAAAGTCTCGGAGCAGAAGGTCGTAAATGTTTTTTGAAGGTTTGGATCTGAGGCCAGAGCTCTGCCCTGAGCTTCCTTTGTCATGCTTTATGTCCTTTCttactgtgtttttcttttcaggcCAGTTTTTTGCTACGGAAATTATTATCACAGACTCTTCTATTACCATGAGTGTCCTTCAGAACGTGGTACGTGCAACACAGCAATGCACAGCTGTTCAGTACATCCTGTTCTACGCTCTGTCCTGACTGTCTGCTTTTATTGAACAGTTGTCAGAACTTCGAGTCCTTCACGCATGTGAGCCGGGGTACGTTTGTagcaccagtaaaaccagtagaAACAATCACAGCTGTTTAATCATGTTGTGATATATAACAAAAATTCCAGTAGTAATAATTCACACATGGACAATTCTTTGTGTGCAGGTCAAACTGTGCAGATTATGTAGAGATTGTGGCGCGCTACCAGGTAAAGCTCACTGCATCACTGCAAGTAAACGTTCCCCATCCGTTCACGCTGGCGATCACGTCTCATAACAAATCTCTTTACCCAGGCTGCACATGTGGAATGTCCGGGCGCCCAACAGAGGTACCTCCTAGCATCCATGTGCTCCAGTCGCTCCTGTTGTGCACATCTAACATTGAGGTGAATGCTGGTATGGTTCCAGGCTGTACAGCTGCATGCTGATACTGGAGATGTCCGGTCCGGTCAATGAGTGCTCCCTGGGAACGCTTCTGCAACAGCTGATCAATGGCATCCCTGGCATAACAAGCCAAACAGCACTTAAAAGACTGAGTTAGTTTCCATGTTCCACATTCTGATAAGTCATATTTAATGTTGTAAATGCTTTCTCTAATTATAATCGTCTGTCCTCAGTGGTTTGTGGCCCTCCTGGGTTGAACGTCACCAGCTTCCTGACATATAATCTGACCTGGGCATCCCTCAACCTGCTGAGCTCTGACATCTGCCAGCCTGACCCCTATCAGTTTGAATGGTAAATATATAACATGTTTATGTAATAAATTATGTACTTCACATGCGCAGTTATGAAACTGTACGTCAACTGTAAGTCAGAAAATTAATTTTGTGATTATCGCTTAATGTTTATAATATTTCTCTGTTCCATCACAGCCAGCAGGATGAGACGCTTGCTGTTCTCCTAATTAACACCTGCCCTCAGACGCCTCTCACAACCAACAACAGCACAGCGCCgacctccactttgtccaacaaCACCGTCAGCACAACTCCAGAAGTGAACAACACCACACAAGCCTACACAACTCCACAGACCAATATGTCACAAGAGACGGCTCAACCTAACGCCACAGCTCCACCTTCCCAGTCTGCAGCTACACAACCTGTGCCACAAGCCAGCTCACCTGTGGCTGTTCTTGACAAAACAGAGGCACAGTACAATGACCAACCCAACACAACCACTAACGCTGCACAACTAAACACAACTAGGGTGTCTGTCAGTAGCTCTACAGAGAACATCACACAATCTCCTGCAATGCAGTCTACAAATGATTCAGCAGTGCAAAGTGAAAATGCAGTTGGAGCTTTGACACGTTCACCATACAACACAACTACAGTTACACCTTCTAGTAGCACAACAGATTATTATGTAGGAGCAGTAGAAGCATTGACACCCCCTCCAAATGACACAGCAGCGAACAGTGTAACAACAGCTCAGCCTGTTACAGGACACATTGTAATAACATCTGGACCTCtaagtgacacaacagtgaacaataTAACTCCAACTTCACCTGttacagcttctccagtcaacacaacaatgaggaatgtaatatcgactcgagcttctggtgacacaatcgataacactgcaacaacaactggagcttctagtgacacaacaggaTACAGTGTAACTCCAGCCCCAGCTGTTACAGCGTCTCCAGTCAAtacaacagtgaacaatgtaacaacaCCTGGAACTTCTAGTGAAAAAATAGTGACCAATGTAACTTCGGCTCCACCTGttacagcttctccagtcaacacaacaatgaggaatgtaTTAACAACTGGAGCTTCAAGTGACACagcagtgaacaatgtaactccagcttcatctgttacagcttctccagtcaacacaacaataaagtatgtaatatcgactggagcttcAAGTCacacaaccgataacactgcaacaacagctggagcttctagtgacacaacacgttacagtgcaacacctggagcttctagtgacacaacagtgaacaatgtaactctagctccacctgttacagcatctccaatcaacacaacagtaaagaatgtaatatcgactggagcttctagtgacacaaccgataacactgcaacaacagctggagcttccagtgacacagcagtgaacaatgtaactccagcttcacctgttacagtttctccagtcaacacaacaatgaggaatgtaTTAACAACTGgagcttcaagtgacacaaccgataacattgcaacaacaacagctggctacagtgcaacagctgaagcttctggtgacacaacagtgacaacaacagctggctacagtgcaacagctgaagcttctggtgacacaacagtgaacaatgtaactccagctccacctgttacagcttctccagtcaacacaacaatgaggaatgtaataacagctggagcttctagtaaCACAATGGTGAACAATGTAACAACTGGAGCCCCTAGCAACACAGCTGgctacagtgcaacagctgaagcttctggtgacacaacagtgaacaatgtaactccagcttcacctgttacagctcctcacatcaacccaacaatgaggaatgtaatatcgactggagcttctagtgacacagcagtgaacaatgcaactccagctccacctcctacagcatctccaatcaacacaacagtaaagaatgtaatatcgactggagcttctagtgacacaaccgataacactgcaacaatagctggagcttcaagtgacacaacAGAATACAGTGCAAAAGCTgaagcttctagtgacacaacagtgaacaatgtaacaacTGGACCCACTAGTAACACAAcaggttacagtgcaacagcaACGACACCTGGagcttctggtgacacaacaCGTTACAGTGCAACAACTGGatcttctagtgacacaacacgttacagtgcaacacctggagcttctagtgacacaaccgataacactgcaacaacagctggagcttcaagtgacacaacACTGAACGATGTAACAACTGGACTCGCTAGTAACACAGcaggttacagtgcaacagTGGGTGCTTcgagtgacacaacagtgagcaatgaaactccagctccacctcttacagcatctccaatcaacacaacagtaaagaatgtaatatcgactggagcttctagtgacacaaccgataacactgcaacaatagctggagcttcaagtgacacaacTGGTTACAGTGCAaaagctggagcttctagtgacacaacagtgaacaatgtaacaacTGGACCCACTAGTAACACAAcaggttacagtgcaacagcaATGAcacctggagcttctagtgacacaacacgtTACAGTGCAACAACTGGatcttctagtgacacaacacgttacagtgcaacacctggagcttctagtgacacaacagtgaacaatgtaactctagctccacctgttacagcatctccaatcaacacaacagtaaagaatgtaatatcgactggagcttctagtgacacaaccgataacactgcaacaacagctggagcttccagtgacacagcagtgaacaatgtgactccagcttcacctgttacagtttctccagtcaacacaacaatgtgGAATGTATTAACAACTGgagcttcaagtgacacaaccgataacattgcaacaacaacagctggctacagtgcaacagctgaagcttctggtgacacaacagtgacaacaacagctggctacagtgcaacagctgaagcttctggtgacacaacagtgaacaatgtaactccagctccacctgttacagcttctccagtcaacacaacaatgaggaatgtaataacagctggagcttctagtaaCACAATGGTGAACAATGTAACAACTGGAGCCCCTAGTAACACAGCTGgctacagtgcaacagctgaagcttctggtgacacaacagtgaacaatgtaactccagcttcacctgttacagctcctcacatcaacccaacaatgaggaatgtaatatcgactggagcttctagt from Betta splendens chromosome 4, fBetSpl5.4, whole genome shotgun sequence includes:
- the LOC114852861 gene encoding mucin-2, whose amino-acid sequence is MFPPWMLLESKRRMHWFKGRWRGSHHFHLLIWLLLLALAPPTALASFLGDTKAVLNGCEDHWTLQARAAVPQLSRMTLCVHIRVVAPGAWEAFSYSSTYAPRPQLGLEGDDGALYVWLLSKRHRFPVRLSPEQWHWVCLRMDAPGNSFGMKVDGEVVAERTVSAQAIPSAGSLWLGCGPRPRTPGAKRGALELYLFGMWADLGDHGPCEDGTLVPWDAESWGVTSPRAAKRDHSLMCGETNHRRLRRRRRDLLSSAPAITTAIGVIADILAPPVTPALPTQTSPANQMPSMLLPVNQSTPGISLISGYLNCNISQLCSNNTAYFWMSISVQVSGGNGIDQSVVRDLVSSAFDCTKWLAGFCQGGNQPQIVEVTCAVNTSIRNTTCSVLLMLSRAVSPCELQVAGQSALQRSQTIQVAIVGVVERVGVNVCEQEAPPSGGFLRCTSSLTLSQICQSNQQPTLTCSPMESGSNPVSVLQPQSDTCVWEASRFCDCTAFCSSSSQFFATEIIITDSSITMSVLQNVLSELRVLHACEPGSNCADYVEIVARYQAAHVECPGAQQRLYSCMLILEMSGPVNECSLGTLLQQLINGIPGITSQTALKRLMVCGPPGLNVTSFLTYNLTWASLNLLSSDICQPDPYQFECQQDETLAVLLINTCPQTPLTTNNSTAPTSTLSNNTVSTTPEVNNTTQAYTTPQTNMSQETAQPNATAPPSQSAATQPVPQASSPVAVLDKTEAQYNDQPNTTTNAAQLNTTRVSVSSSTENITQSPAMQSTNDSAVQSENAVGALTRSPYNTTTVTPSSSTTDYYVGAVEALTPPPNDTAANSVTTAQPVTGHIVITSGPLSDTTVNNITPTSPVTASPVNTTMRNVISTRASGDTIDNTATTTGASSDTTGYSVTPAPAVTASPVNTTVNNVTTPGTSSEKIVTNVTSAPPVTASPVNTTMRNVLTTGASSDTAVNNVTPASSVTASPVNTTIKYVISTGASSHTTDNTATTAGASSDTTRYSATPGASSDTTVNNVTLAPPVTASPINTTVKNVISTGASSDTTDNTATTAGASSDTAVNNVTPASPVTVSPVNTTMRNVLTTGASSDTTDNIATTTAGYSATAEASGDTTVTTTAGYSATAEASGDTTVNNVTPAPPVTASPVNTTMRNVITAGASSNTMVNNVTTGAPSNTAGYSATAEASGDTTVNNVTPASPVTAPHINPTMRNVISTGASSDTAVNNATPAPPPTASPINTTVKNVISTGASSDTTDNTATIAGASSDTTEYSAKAEASSDTTVNNVTTGPTSNTTGYSATATTPGASGDTTRYSATTGSSSDTTRYSATPGASSDTTDNTATTAGASSDTTLNDVTTGLASNTAGYSATVGASSDTTVSNETPAPPLTASPINTTVKNVISTGASSDTTDNTATIAGASSDTTGYSAKAGASSDTTVNNVTTGPTSNTTGYSATAMTPGASSDTTRYSATTGSSSDTTRYSATPGASSDTTVNNVTLAPPVTASPINTTVKNVISTGASSDTTDNTATTAGASSDTAVNNVTPASPVTVSPVNTTMWNVLTTGASSDTTDNIATTTAGYSATAEASGDTTVTTTAGYSATAEASGDTTVNNVTPAPPVTASPVNTTMRNVITAGASSNTMVNNVTTGAPSNTAGYSATAEASGDTTVNNVTPASPVTAPHINPTMRNVISTGASSDTAVNNATPAPPPTASPINTTVKNVISTGASSDTTDNTATTAGASSDTAVNNVTPASPVTVSPVNTTMRNVLTTGASSDTTDNIATTTAGYSATAEASGDTTVTTTAGYSATAEASGDTTVKNVTPAPPVIASPVNTTMRNEITAGASSNTMVNNVTTGAPSNTAGYSATAEASGDTTVNNVTPASPVTAPHINPTMRNEISTGASSDTAVNNATPAAPPTASPINTTVKNVISTGASSDTTDNTATTAGASSDTTVNNATPAPPPTASPINTTVKNVISTGASSDTTDNTATTAGASSDTTLNDVTTGLASNTAGYSATVGASSDTTVSNETPVPPPTTSPINTTVKNVISTGASSDTTDNTATIAGASSDTTGYSAKAGASSDTTVSNVTPAPPLTASPINTTVKNVISTGASSDTTDNTATTAGASSDTTVSNATLASPVTVSPVNTTMRNVLTTGASSDTTDNIATTTGASSNTTGYSAKAGASSDTTLNDVTTGLTSNTAGYSATAGAFSDTTVSNETSAPPLTASPINTTVKNVISTGASSDTTDNTATIAGASSDTTEYSAKAEASSDTTVNNVTTGPTSNTTGYSATATTPGASGDTTRYSATTGSSSDTTRYSATPGASSDTTVNNVTLAPPVTASPINTTIKNVISTGASSDTTDNTATTAGASSDTAVNNVTPASPVTVSPVNTTMRNVLTTGASSDTPITLQQQLEL